The nucleotide sequence TAAAATCCTAAAACATGCAGCTGAGCGGAACAAGAAAGGGGACACTGAATGATCTCCAACCAACTTGCTGGTCAACACCTATACCGACCAAACACATACAATGTATGACATCGGCAGCCATTGTCTTTTTTCGTGCTCACTGGAGACGAATATGGGTAATTGTCATGTGGCTTGTAGCATGTGCTGCACTCTTCACTTGGAAGTTCATGCAGTATCGCCAGCGGTTGGCATTTGAGGTCATGGGATACTGCCTGCCAACTGCCAAGGGCGCTGCAGAGACTCTTAAGTTCAACATGGCCATTGTGCTCCTACCTGTATGCCGTAACACTATCACTTGGCTTAGGAGAAGCCGTAGCATCAACTCTGTCATTCCATTTAATGACAATATTAACTTCCACAAGGTGTGATCTATTGCCAAATGTAATGTGCATTACATTTGCCTCGCTTGTATACTCCAATTGGTCTGAGCATAATACTCATATTCCAGTTTAGCTTGTTGCTGCAGGAATTGTGATCGGCATAATCCTCCATGGTGGTACTCACCTATCATGTGACATCCCAAGGATTGCAATGGCAGATAAGACCATCTTTGGGCGCACAATTGCTGGTGACTTTGGCTATCACCAGCCATCATACATGGAGATAGTGACATCAATCGAGGGAACAACTGGTATAGCCATGGTAGTGCTCATGCTGATTGCTTTCCTGCTTGCCAGTAGGCCTTCAAGAAGAAATCCAGGATCACTCCCACCTCTGGTCAGACAGATGGCAGGATTCAATGCTTTCTGGTACTCACATCATCTGTTCATTGTTGTCTATGTTCTGCTCATCGTGCATTCCATGTTCCTCTTCCTAGCAAAAGACGTATCAGAGAAGACGGTAATATGAATTGAATAAAGTAAGATCACTATGTTCATGTCCCTGTTATCTCATACTGTCTCAAAAGTGTATGCAGACATGGGTGTATGTGGTGATTCCTGTGATGATCTACTTTGGAGAGCGAATTTTCAGGATGGTCAGATCTATGGCATATGAATCGAAGATCCTCGATGTATGTTCATCTGCCATATTTCTTCATCTCAATGAAGTATATTTGTTCTATGCACGTCCTCTTGTAACGAATCTAATTCAGTATGTTTTTTACAGGCAATCACTTATCCAGGGAAGGTACTTTCTCTCAAGATGACAAAGCCTCCAGGTTTTCGCTATCAAAGTGGAATGTATGTCTTTGTCCAATGCCCACAAGTATCGAAGTTTGAATGGTGAGCTTACCATGGTACTGAAGCTTTGGTAAATAGTTGGTGATATATCAGTTTCGTTACTGTTTTGCACTGTCACTTTATCGCGTGCAAGTTTGTAGCCTGGGTATTATTGCTAATTCTAGATCTATTTCGTTATGTGTTTCAGGCACCCATTTTCTCTTACCTCTGCACCAGATGATGATCATTTGAGCATCCACATCAGATCTCTGGGTGACTGGAGCTACCATGTGTATGATATGTTCCATGAGGTAAGACACTCTTCATCCTCTGAATAATGCTTCAGGTAGCTATCTCAATACTGTAGTcatatatataaaatatataagcAGTTGACATTTTTGTAGGCACTGCGTTGCAGCAACCTCGACCTGCCAAAAGTATACATTGATGGCCCATACGGTGCAGCATCACAAGATCACTCCAAATATGAAATTATCTTGCTAATAGGGCTTGGAATAGGGGCAACACCGTTCATAAGTGTCCTCAAAGACATTGCTAATGGCCTAGATAAGGCAATGATCAGTGCAACCTGCTCGTAAAATTTAAACAGCTACGCATCTGCATACAAAATGATTTATCATAATCTTCCCAATCCATTGCAGGAAGGCTGCGCAGCAAATCATCATAGTGCCAATGGGCTGAGGAAGGCCTACTTTTATTGGGTGACAAGAGAGCAAGGATCCTTTGAGTGGTTTAGGGACATCATGAGGGAGGTTTCAGCTCAAGACAGCAAACAGGTTACGATTTAATGACCATTCTGAAGTGTCTATATCTACTTCCAGATGGGCATTTTCCATGAAAATTAATGTCTTGCGCTCTTATAAATCTCTCGTTGTGCTTGTAGGGTGTGGTAGAGATGTACAACTATCTAACAAGCGTCTACCAGGAAGGTGACAAGCGGTCAGTGCTGATAAGTGCAATTCAAGCTCTTCATTTTGCGCGCCATGGCATTGATATCATCTCAAAAACTCCAGTAAGTCTTTCTCCTAAACAGCTACACAAAGTTGAAGATTGTACAACATTCTTATTACTCTACCATTTGGTGCACTGCAATTTTCCCGTGCTAATTACCATGAAGCCTTCATTCTGTGCAATGTCAAATTGTCAATCACAAGGCAATTTTTTTACTTGCAGGTCCGTACACACTTTTCAAGGCCGAACTGGCCTAGGGTGTTCCATGgtcttgcaagaaaacatatcGGTGAAAGGATAGGTATGACTCTTCTGTTCTTGTCTAACAGCTAATTATATATGCAACTAATGTTCTACCAAAAATATTTGTTTAATTTAGAAGATGCACTGTCAGTCAAATCATCGTACGACGAAATAATGATCCCCAGTTTCTTGTCTGATGTGTCAAAAGGGGGAAGGGTTGCAGATATATGACCCTACTATCATGAGTTTCCTAGTATTATTTAATTTGGGACATATTTTCAATGAAATTTCAGTTTCAAGTTCACGTATTCGTTATTCTTACATGGAAATGGAACGCAATGGCAGGGGTTTTCTACTGCGGGCCGGATGATTTGGGAAGACAACTGGAAAGACTCTGCCACAAAATGAACATGAGAACATTCACTAAATTTGTGTTCCACAAGGAGCATTTTTAGGATAGATAATGAAGTGAAATGAAATGTGACTTTCCTGTTTCTTTATTTTTGCTACTAGGGTAGAACATGAGCTTGTGTTTACTAATACCAAAATGCAGGCTCTAATTATATATTTTCCTCCCACTGTTGAAAAATCTTGTAAAATGACACTTTGGACAAGATCAAATCTCTATTGGATATGTTCTGTTTTTCTTGTGAGGGAGTAATATTTGTTAAAAAGAAATATTCCTCAAACTTTGAGGAATATTTTtgtttttgagacaaaccttgagGAATACTTTTTTTTTAGGTGTAACTTTGAGGAATGGATTTTTTTTTAGGACAACTTTGAGGAACGGATATGCTCTGTTAACTGGTGCTGGGCTGAATGAAGCATACTCCGGTTAATTGCGGACCCGGCCCACGTTCCGAAACCCCCACGCAAACCCCGTCGCCGTTTCAGCCCACCATCCGTATCCCAAAAATCAGTCTCTCGGTCTCTCCTCcccccgccgcctccaccaccgccacgGCGCCCGCCGGTGAACCCCTCCGTTGGCGACCATCGCGCGCGCCACCGCCTTCCCCACCGCTCGGCTCCTCCTGCGCGGGCGCATGGCCTCTTTCGCCTCCGTTGCgaccctcccctctccctcctgctcctcctccgacgatgactATAACGACGCCAAGCCCCTCCCGCCTCTACCCGCATCGAAAGAAATACGCCCTCCTCcgcagcaccagcaccagcaccagcagcagccgcagcggcggcagcTGGAGCGCGACTGCAACGTGGCCATgaaggccgcgcgcgcgggcgacgtCGACCAGGTGCTCGCCCGCTTCGCCGAGCTCAGGGCTTCAGGGACCCCCAGTGTGCTCTGCTACAACACTCTCATGAACGCGCTCGTGGAAGCTGGCCATGTGAAGGACGCCCACGACGCGTTCGGCGAAATGCTTGCGGCAGGGGTGGCGCCCAATGCGTCGTCCTGTAACATCCTTCTCAAGCTGCACTCGTGGATctctgacgacgacgacgactctcCGTACAAGGCGATTCTCTGGATGCGAGAGGCTGGGGTGGAACCTGACGTGGGTACGTACTCCACACTTATCACGGGGCTGTGCCGTGCGGGGAGGCTCCCCGAGGCATGGGGTGTGCTTGAGTGCATGCTGGAACAGGGGTGCCGTCCCATGGTGCATACTTACACGCCCATTGTACAGGGATATTGCCGCGAGGGCCGCGTCGGGGAGGCCATGGACCTGATGGCCACGATGGAAGCTGCTGATTGCCCTCCCAATGTAGTCACCTACAATGTTCTGATCAGGGCTTTGTGTGATGCCGCCAAATTTAAGGAAGTCAAGCAGATTTTAAAGGAGAGTAGAACCAAGGATTGGACGCCCAGTATTGTCACCTACAATACGTTTATGAACGGTCTCTGCCAGAAAGGTAAGGCTAAGGAAGCACTTGTGCTGCTGGGTGTTATGCTgggcaaagggttggatcccacaGATTTTACTTTGAGCATTCTTCTGAATTGCCTTTGCCATGCCTCAAGGATTTCCCATGCCAGATTCTTGCTAGAGAGGAGTACGTCATCGAGATGGTATGCTGGTGTTGTTGCATACGACACTGTGATGGGCAGGTTATGTAAAATGGGACATTGGAGGGGTGTTCTGAAGCTGTTGACAGACATGATCAAGAAAGGTGTGATGCCAAACACGAGGACATTCAACATTGTCATTCGTAGTCTTTGTATTGGTCGAAAGTGCTCCGCAGCCAAGAGCCTGGTCTGTAACCAAGGGTTTGCTGCAAATGTCGTGACATACAATACACTGATTGATTGGTTTTTCTACCATCGAAAGCGTAGTGAGGTGGGCCACCTAATGTGTGACATGGCAGCAGGAAATATTGCTGTAGATGAAGTTACTTACACTATATTCGTTGTTGGATTATGCAGAGATGGAAATTTTGCTAAGGCCAGTAGTTGCTTTCTAGAATCGCTAGAGAATGGACTGTCAATGGATCTTCTTGGCGTCCTTATAAACAGGCTCGCTTACAATGGCAAAATCCCGGAGACTATTCGCATATTCCAGAATATGAGAGAAAGAAAAGGGCTTTTCCTAGATAATTCTATATTTGACCTCACAATTGAAAGATTCTGTAGGGCCGGTTATTGTCATGACAAATATATACATAATCTTAACTCTATTCTGGATGCAATGTTGGGAAAGCAGTGAACTGAACTCTTGTGGATCTAGGAAGCAGACGATGATTGGAGGTAGCTTACTCTTTCTTTCTGTTTTTCTCGTGATCTGAATTTAGGTGGAGTATTATTGTTCTCACTGCTGAATTAGTCCAATGAATGACAATAGGATGTTCTGTGCAGAACTTGCAACTTTGTTCTAGTAACAATTTCGGCTAGCATTCAAATTTACGGAATCTGAAATTGTAAGTGTATCGTACCCAATTGTTGTGCTATGTAATTATCAATGGTTCCAAATGATCTTTGTTCTAGACAATCATCACTAGATTTTCCACTAACCATATCTTATTGTGTGTTCTCACTTCTCAACAATGTTGCATGTCCTATAACAATCAGATATGATGTGCTAATTGGTAGGAAAATTTGCCGCTTTTGAGGGAAATGGAAGCTTCCTgtgcctaagagcatctccagccgcgcccccaacaaggccccccatGCGACTTTTCGGCCACCGGCGCCAAAAAATCGGTCCAGTCGCGCCCCAAGGgcccatttttcgccggctcgggctgaAATTGGCGCcagcggacccaacccgaacccggcgcgctaggGGGCGCTCGGAGGCGCCGGGCGAATAGTTTTTGGCCGAAAGAGCCGCgcgccagccgcgtcagcgacaccgcccgcctcgtcttctcccgacgcctcggtttcctgcggggaatcaatggcaaggctgccgccggtcagctctGCCATTGATTCCTCGCGGGCTCTTCTcccccagccctccctctcccgtgcgccgccgcccaacccctccatctccctcccctttcccgatggccgagcgtttctccggagacgaggcggcggccaacggcttcggccgccgttcgctccgcgaacaggagtcgtggctcctgttccaggcgaacatcccggcgctgtcggacatgcgcgccgggccgacggactgaaggctcagcaacgggggagtgcccattcccccgtttagggctggaccaaaagctcgtagctcgcgagcttaacgagcgctcgatagttcggctcgttaagctcgtagctcgcttcttaatgaacaaagccaatcattgattttagctcgttaagcttaacgagcttaacgagcgagctaacgagtttcacgagtagctcgttaagctcgttagtaacaacacaacacatattttcatattacgtgacaaactttttgtagcaccttagcccatctatttaatctaatcaacatatgaggcaacaaactactttatttatttttgtagtcaccatatttcatcttggAAACCATACCTACACATTCATCATGTATATCATAACACATTATAAATCTATTAACGAGCGTTCgcgagcgctcacgagcttaacgagcttcaaacgagccgagccgagcagggttttctgctcgttaatcttaacgagcttaacgagccgagccttaacgagcacgagcttaacgagtacgagcttaacgagccgagctgctcgttagtccagccctacccccgttgcccgacgccatgGCCAAACCCtcctacttcgccgacgaggtcgaggtCGTGCGCGCTTCCCTCACCGATGTCGAGCTCTctctcccccagtacgccgccgacaaccacgcggcttgggcggtGTACTTCGAGCGCCGCTAGCAGtagcggctggcgtccaccaacggtgcgccggtggtcggcggcatgaagaacagcgaggggcaccacctgtggtggggcgcccccggccgcacacttgagggcgtgctgacgcacctcgagggcggcaacaacccgccgttggcgtaccccccgacGCACCGCCGGCACGATGGgcaatgggcgccaaggaggttcggctcctccttctcttcttcctcgtTTCGCTCTTCCTCCCAATCCTCCGGCACTCCGACGcttctcggcgtcaaggccgagcccgcgacgGAGACGCCACTCGGCTGGCGCACTCGCAGCGCCAGCATCGTCATCAGCAAGggtggccggcgcgcctcctcgtcggctcctcctccgtgcttcgtcaagccgaagacggagccggggctggcgctggtgaagacggagccggggctggcgccagtgaagacggagcacggcgaggttgagctcgacgacgacgcggcccttgaaTGGGCACGCCAGGACTCCTTGAAGATGGCGAGGGAGCACCAATGCGCCGCCCTGCGGCGCTTCACACAGCGCCGCCGAGGACGCAACGAAGGAGGAGTCGTCatcatcgacgacagcgacgacgacgacgacgcgccgccgccgccaccagccggggagGGGTCCAGCAAGGGCGCCCGAGTCAatgaggagaaggccgacgatggcggcgacgacggcgactactcgaCGTTCAGCAAGTTTTTTTGATTAGTTTTTATATTTGCTATGTATGTAGCCGACTACTCGACTAAATCCGCGAATATATGCCCAAGTTTGCCGAAATTTGTCGTGTTTTAGCCGAACTTTGCCTAAATTTGCTATACAAATTTTTTTTAAACGcgcctgggggcggcggctggggaccaactcgccccgAGGCCCATTTTTTGCGCCGGGTCACCCCCAGGCGGCAATTTTAGGCGCCCCTTGTGGGGCCAACGGCTGGTGATGTTCTAAATAGTATTTTCCTTTGTGCCACGTAATGACATAATCATTCAGTAACATCTAGTCATATTTGCTTGTCTGGCTGACACAACTATAGTGATTTTCAATGATATATTTATTTACATTATGATTATATATTTAACTTAATCATAGTTTTCATGTTGGTGTTTGGAACCAATCAACCAATACTTTATGAAATAAACGCTTCGTATGGCAGATGTTGTTgtcagatttttttttttttttggcaaCTGAAATATCCTCTAATTTTTGGTATTCCTCTGAAACTATTATGAACAATGTCTCCTCTAGCACACTGCAATTCGATCCGAGGTTTGCACGAAACAGTAGCTGTTTTGCCTTTGGCTGCCGTTAAAAGCATTTTAACCTGAAATGCTCTGTTTTCTGGCCTGCTTGCCGATTAGTATATGTGTGCATCAGAACGTAAGCGGAGGTACGTACCACCTTGCTAGTTTAAAGGTGGAAGCCACCAATATCAGTAAATACCCAAGAGTTCCCAAGGCAATAACGTCCTATTAGCCATTTTTGCGGGAAGCAAGGACGGACGTATAAGCAGGATAATGCACCTTGGTATACTCAGTATGCACATTAGTTCTAAGCCAGTTGGGACCTTGGTGTGTTACCGCATATAGGCTTCACTGTTTGATCTTTGAACCCTGTTTCTGCTATATCCACACTTCATAACTTCCTGTCTTCTTCAAGCTTGCAATCAACAACATGCTGCACAGGTGGGATTCCAGTGTAAGTTTTTCCTATTTAATACAGGAGTGCTGCAATTTCAAACATTTTTAGCCATATAAAACTTGACAAGATGAGGATGGTTATGATCTGACAAGGTATGATGACATATAGGCCATACTGATCGCTGTGTCCTGTATGTTGGATCCTCTACCATTCTATGTTCTTCTGAAAGCGTGCCAATCCCTATGTTGGGCGGAGCTGAGCATCCTCTATTTGCTGGGATCaagcttttcctttttttttcccgGGTGATCAAGCTTTTCCTCTGCAGGGGCCTTGTGCAGTAAACCCCTTACGGACGTTCCCCATCGAATCATTTGTGCTGGCAGGATTCCTGTTATCTGGTTCAGGATGAAACTTGATTAGTGAGGTCCTGTTCCTGTGGTTGTGTATCCTTCTCTATCTACCAGAGGTAGAGTGCATATAGCACAGGTAGTTGTTTGTGGTTACTCTACATAGAGCTCTTTATAGAAGACAAAAAAAAGTGTCAGGTAGGATTCTTCTCTTATTCTTATCAGCATTTAGATTGTGAGTGTTGAACGTAATATTGATCGCACCCATGCCTACGTGACAAGGTTCAGAGACCTTGGAGATAATCCTCGCAGGAGGAGTCCAACCGTAGATAGACTAGAATCTTTAGCTTATTTGCATATGGTTGTAACTTCCCTTATCTCTTCCTCTCCAAGTTTATAATTTGAACCAACCTTGTACGCTATGCCAGGAGGTCGCGACATGGCTATATTAACACGAAACCGTCGCCCTGGAAGGGTACGACGTTCCtccacatggtatacagagcctgaCTCTTCCTATCAGCTTTCCTCCTCTCCACCGCAGCTCCCTGCCATGGCCTCATCCGCCGCCGCTTCCTCTCCTCTCTCCGGCCAGATCATCGAGCGCCTCACCCGCACCAACTACGTCCTATGGTGCACTCAGATCCTACGTCCTATGGTGCACTCAGATCACGCGCATGTTCTCGTCGACGTCGCTGTCCTGCATCAACAACATCTGTGTCGCCCTCACCAATGCGCAGAAAGGAACGCAATCGGTGGCTACCTTCTTCGCATACATGCGGGGACTCGCCGACGAGCTCGCCACGGCTAGCAAGCCGTTGCAGGACGATGAGTTAATCTCTTACATCATCAGCGCGCTTGACATGGAATACCAGCCGTTGGTGTCCGCCCTCGACGTTGGTACCACTCCGGTCACCCTCGATGAGTTGTTCGGGTAGATGAGTAACTTCGACCAAAGGATGGCTCTCTTCCAGGGAGCTAGTGC is from Triticum aestivum cultivar Chinese Spring chromosome 1B, IWGSC CS RefSeq v2.1, whole genome shotgun sequence and encodes:
- the LOC123093578 gene encoding pentatricopeptide repeat-containing protein At5g65560-like; the protein is MASFASVATLPSPSCSSSDDDYNDAKPLPPLPASKEIRPPPQHQHQHQQQPQRRQLERDCNVAMKAARAGDVDQVLARFAELRASGTPSVLCYNTLMNALVEAGHVKDAHDAFGEMLAAGVAPNASSCNILLKLHSWISDDDDDSPYKAILWMREAGVEPDVGTYSTLITGLCRAGRLPEAWGVLECMLEQGCRPMVHTYTPIVQGYCREGRVGEAMDLMATMEAADCPPNVVTYNVLIRALCDAAKFKEVKQILKESRTKDWTPSIVTYNTFMNGLCQKGKAKEALVLLGVMLGKGLDPTDFTLSILLNCLCHASRISHARFLLERSTSSRWYAGVVAYDTVMGRLCKMGHWRGVLKLLTDMIKKGVMPNTRTFNIVIRSLCIGRKCSAAKSLVCNQGFAANVVTYNTLIDWFFYHRKRSEVGHLMCDMAAGNIAVDEVTYTIFVVGLCRDGNFAKASSCFLESLENGLSMDLLGVLINRLAYNGKIPETIRIFQNMRERKGLFLDNSIFDLTIERFCRAGYCHDKYIHNLNSILDAMLGKQ
- the LOC123093571 gene encoding respiratory burst oxidase homolog protein F, which gives rise to MFSASLNKLSLSQDEATEYTHLILEEIQTGQGLAKLSGTRKGTLNDLQPTCWSTPIPTKHIQCMTSAAIVFFRAHWRRIWVIVMWLVACAALFTWKFMQYRQRLAFEVMGYCLPTAKGAAETLKFNMAIVLLPVCRNTITWLRRSRSINSVIPFNDNINFHKLVAAGIVIGIILHGGTHLSCDIPRIAMADKTIFGRTIAGDFGYHQPSYMEIVTSIEGTTGIAMVVLMLIAFLLASRPSRRNPGSLPPLVRQMAGFNAFWYSHHLFIVVYVLLIVHSMFLFLAKDVSEKTTWVYVVIPVMIYFGERIFRMVRSMAYESKILDAITYPGKVLSLKMTKPPGFRYQSGMYVFVQCPQVSKFEWHPFSLTSAPDDDHLSIHIRSLGDWSYHVYDMFHEALRCSNLDLPKVYIDGPYGAASQDHSKYEIILLIGLGIGATPFISVLKDIANGLDKEGCAANHHSANGLRKAYFYWVTREQGSFEWFRDIMREVSAQDSKQGVVEMYNYLTSVYQEGDKRSVLISAIQALHFARHGIDIISKTPVRTHFSRPNWPRVFHGLARKHIGERIGVFYCGPDDLGRQLERLCHKMNMRTFTKFVFHKEHF